In Mus caroli chromosome 19, CAROLI_EIJ_v1.1, whole genome shotgun sequence, a genomic segment contains:
- the Pprc1 gene encoding peroxisome proliferator-activated receptor gamma coactivator-related protein 1 isoform X7 produces MRHSWRPCRATWMPPLYPSLRILSPFDTIPDSELLVSPRESSSLHKLLNLSRTPPERDLITPIDPLGPSTGSSRVSGVEMPLADSPWDFSPPPFLETSSPKLPSWRPSRPRPRWGQSPPPQQRSDGEEEEEVAGFSGQMLAGELDNSVNVLDFPMHLACPEEEGTAEAADAPASAPGDESISSLSELVRAMHPYCLPNLTHLASLEGELQGQADADELTLPEGCVVLEIVGQAATTGDDLEIPVVVRQIPSGSQSVLLDESLGSSPALQLLMPTMESETEAAVPEVAPCPDQELPLSSACLSEPREIMESLTSKEPQSLPASASQVSQKVPRKGRKKKNKEQPAACVEGCTRRLRSSSRGQSTVSAEVNSQAGSSQKQPHEELQREVAAPQSRGKPRAWARAWAAALEKTESENLERSAGQDSSAEEDALDLCPKLLETSQANPTLSLNDSAQADSMPVDSVESDASAVGNAVPVDQASSGTELVGSLPVGPNLTSSVLADKKGIEPAVSIPTSGNLSPADAVLANTVAADPVPNDLAPAEPVVVKCRPTDPRRAAAAAAAAQGSRPSLQSADHPKVGTPEGKDVVGPLKVEGNTSATTQEAKPRPLSLSEYRQRRQQRQTETEDRNSQPPVGKWPSLPETPTELADIPCLVPSAPTRKTAPQRSPIAVPETVSVGSNPASPTPEPSASKLMVSTHSEQVSSHEMPLAVRPPPPPLQSVSPAGPIPSTVPAPLPFPPSIPPLLPLPSSGHGVPSLPPPPLQPPGLPVSMRQMPPDPYTQYAPVPPWSCYPSVSPPGYSCLPPPPTMPIVSGTPGTYAVPPTCNVPWVPPPAPVSPYSSSCAYGSLGWGPGLQQPPFWSTVSPPPLSSVPTGRAVPLSHVEPSSDPAGPPEDVLPEPVTSSLSSGPASPAASPVEPTKPEAQPVPVSPRSEHKVSTLVQSPQIKAPSALSTEGIIFEESVSERLKPETQESRPKEKPVSTAIKSVPVPKQSTVAKLPAVHPARLRKLSFLPTPRAQGPEDVVQAFISEIGIEASDLSSLLEQFEKSEAKKECPLPASADSLAVGNSGSIDTPQEKKPLDRLQAPELANVAGLTPPATPPHQLWKPLAAVSLLAKAKSPKSTGQEGTLKPEGITEAKPPATACLQEGAHGPSPVHVGSGDHDYCVRSRTPPKRMPALVISEMGSRWNVKRHQDITIKPVLSLGSAAPPLPCTATSQEPLDHRTNIEQADPSAPCFAPSTLLSPEASPCRNEINARTPSEPSDKQQSMRCYRKACRSVSPSSRGWQGRRGRSSRSVSSGSSRTSGASSSSSVSSSSRSRSRSRSFSPPNKRWRRSSCSSSGRSRRCSSSSSSSSSSSSSSSSRSRSPSVSPCRRSDRRRRSYHRANDHYQRQRVLQKERAIEERRVVFIGKIPGRMTRSELKQRFSVFGEIEECTIHFRVQGDNYGFVTYRYAEEAFAAIESGHKLRQADEQPFDLCFGGRRQFCKRSYSDLDSNREDFDPAPVKSKFDSLDFDTLLKQAQKNLRR; encoded by the exons CCTGTCCCCTTTTGACACCATTCCTGATTCAGAGCTGCTTGTGTCCCCTCGGGAGAGCTCCTCT ctgCACAAGCTGCTCAATCTCTCTCGGACACCCCCAGAACGTGACCTTATCACCCCAATTGACCCTTTGGGGCCCAGCACAGGAAGTAGTCGGGTGAGTGGG GTTGAGATGCCTCTTGCAGATTCTCCATGGGACTTCTCTCCGCCTCCTTTCTTGGAAACTTCTTCCCCTAAGCTGCCTAGCTGGAGACCCTCGAGACCAAGACCTCGATGGGGTCAGtcccctcctccccagcagcGCAgtgatggggaagaggaggaggaggtcgcTGGTTTCAGTGGTCAGATGCTTGCTGGTGAACTCGACAACTCGGTGAACGTGCTGGACTTCCCCATGCACCTGGCATGCCCTGAGGAAGAAGGCACAGCCGAGGCAGCAGATGCGCCAGCGTCAGCCCCTGGCGACGAGAGCATCTCCTCCTTGAGTGAGCTGGTTCGGGCCATGCATCCCTACTGCTTGCCCAACCTCACCCACTTGGCATCCCTTGAGGGTGAACTCCAGGGACAGGCTGATGCTGACGAGTTGACGCTGCCTGAGGGCTGTGTTGTGCTGGAGATTGTTGGCCAGGCAGCCACAACTGGTGATGACCTCGAGATCCCAGTCGTGGTGCGGCAGATTCCTTCTGGATCCCAGTCTGTGCTCCTGGATGAGTCTCTAGGAAGCAGTCCTGCCTTGCAGTTACTCATGCCCACCATGGAGTCCGAGACAGAAGCTGCTGTGCCTGAAGTTGCTCCTTGCCCTGATCAAGAATTACCACTGAGCTCCGCCTGCTTATCGGAGCCCAGGGAAATCATGGAGTCATTGACATCCAAGGAACCTCAGAGCCTACCTGCCAGTGCAAGTCAGGTTTCTCAGAAAGTTCCCAGAAagggcaggaagaagaagaacaaggaaCAGCCCGCAGCCTGTGTGGAAGGCTGTACCAGGCGGCTGAGGTCATCTTCTCGAGGACAGTCTACTGTGTCTGCAGAGGTGAACTCTCAGGCAGGCAGTTCACAGAAACAGCCCCACGAAGAGCTTCAGAGAGAGGTGGCTGCCCCTCAGAGCAGAGGGAAGCCACGGGCTTGGGCTCGGGCCTGGGCAGCTGCCTTAGAGAAGACGGAGTCCGAGAACTTAGAGAGAAGTGCAGGACAGGATAGTTCTGCTGAAGAAGATGCTCTGGATCTCTGTCCTAAGCTGCTTGAGACCAGCCAAGCCAACCCCACTCTCTCATTAAATGACTCTGCTCAAGCTGACTCCATGCCTGTTGACTCTGTTGAAAGTGATGCCTCTGCAGTTGGCAATGCTGTACCTGTTGACCAGGCTTCATCTGGTACAGAGCTGGTTGGTTCTCTCCCAGTAGGCCCAAACCTGACTAGCTCAGTCCTGGCTGACAAGAAAGGAATTGAACCTGCAGTGTCTATCCCCACTTCGGGTAACTTGTCTCCAGCTGATGCTGTCCTAGCAAACACAGTGGCAGCTGACCCTGTTCCAAATGACCTGGCTCCAGCAGAGCCTGTGGTAGTTAAGTGCAGACCCACTGATCCTAGgcgtgcagcagcagcagcagcagcagctcaggggAGTCGTCCTTCCCTACAGTCCGCAGACCATCCTAAGGTTGGCACCCCTGAAGGCAAGGATGTTGTAGGTCCTCTGAAGGTGGAAGGTAATACCAGCGCTACAACCCAGGAAGCCAAACCTCGGCCTCTCAGCCTATCTGAGTACCGACAGCGAAGGCAGCAGCggcaaacagaaacagaagacaggAATTCTCAGCCCCCAGTTGGCAAGTGGCCTAGTCTCCCAGAGACCCCCACAGAGCTGGCAGATATCCCTTGTCTTGTTCCATCAGCCCCAACCAGGAAGACAGCTCCACAGAGAAGCCCTATAGCTGTACCAGAGACTGTGTCTGTGGGTTCTAATCCTGCTTCCCCTACTCCTGAGCCATCTGCAAGCAAACTTATGGTTTCAACTCATTCTGAACAGGTGTCATCTCATGAGATGCCACTTGCAGTTAGACCACCCCCTCCTCCTTTGCAGTCTGTGTCTCCTGCTGGACCCATCCCTTCCACAGTGCCCGCTCCTTTGCCTTTTCCTCCGAGCATaccccctctgcttcctcttccttcaaGTGGCCACGGAGTCCCCAgcctgcccccacctcccttgCAACCTCCTGGACTTCCAGTATCAATGAGACAAATGCCACCTGACCCCTATACTCAGTATGCCCCTGTGCCACCCTGGTCTTGTTACCCCTCTGTGTCCCCTCCGGGCTATTCTTGTCTGCCCCCACCACCAACGATGCCCATAGTATCTGGTACTCCTGGTACCTATGCTGTGCCCCCAACTTGCAATGTGCCTTGGGTACCCCCTCCTGCACCAGTTTCACCTTACAGCTCCAGCTGTGCCTATGGGTCCCTTGGGTGGGGCCCAGGGCTGCAACAGCCTCCCTTTTGGTCTACTGTTTCTCCACCTCCGTTGTCTTCAGTCCCTACTGGAAGAGCTGTTCCTCTGTCCCACGTGGAACCCAGTAGTGATCCAGCTGGTCCTCCTGAAGATGTGCTTCCTGAGCCAGTGACTTCTTCCCTAAGCTCTGGGCCGGCCAGCCCCGCAGCTTCACCAGTAGAACCTACAAAGCCGGAGGCTCAGCCAGTGCCTGTATCTCCCCGATCGGAACACAAAGTGTCCACCTTGGTACAGAGTCCCCAGATCAAGGCTCCATCGGCTCTGTCTACTGAGGGTATAATTTTTGAGGAGTCTGTATCAGAGAGGCTAAAGCCTGAGACCCAGGAGAGCAGACCAAAGGAGAAGCCCGTCTCTACAGCTATCAAGTCTGTTCCCGTGCCAAAGCAGAGCACTGTTGCAAAGCTGCCTGCTGTCCATCCAGCCCGTCTAAGGAAGCTGTCCTTCCTGCCCACCCCACGTGCTCAGGGTCCTGAGGATGTGGTACAGGCTTTCATCAGTGAGATTG GGATCGAAGCATCAGACCTGTCAAGTCTGCTGGAGCAGTTTGAGAAGTCCGAAG CCAAAAAGGAGTGTCCTCTCCCGGCTTCTGCTGACAGCTTGGCTGTAGGAAACTCAGG CAGCATTGACACTCCCCAGGAGAAGAAACCCCTAGACCGGTTACAAGCCCCAGAACTGGCCAACGTGGCAG ggCTCACCCCTCCAGCTACCCCTCCCCACCAGTTATGGAAACCCCTGGCTGCTGTCTCACTGTTGGCCAAAGCCAAATCTCCTAAATCCACCGGCCAAGAGGGAACCCTGAAGCCTGAAGGAATTACAGAGGCCAAACCTCCAGCTACAGCCTGCCTCCAAGAAGGGGCCCACGGCCCTAGTCCAGTCCACGTGGGCTCTGGGGACCATGACTATTGTGTCCGAAGCAGGACACCCCCAAAAAGGATGCCTGCCCTAGTCATTTCAGAGATGGGCTCCCGATGGAATGTCAAGCGCCATCAGGACATCACCATCAAACCTGTGTTGTCATTGGGCTCAGCTGCACCCCCACTCCCATGCACGGCTACTTCCCAGGAGCCACTTGATCACAGGACTAACATTGAGCAGGCAGATCCTTCAGCGCCTTGTTTTGCCCCATCCACCTTGCTGTCCCCTGAGGCTTCACCCTGCCGGAATGAAATAAACGCTAGGACTCCCTCTGAGCCCTCAGACAAGCAGCAGTCAATGCGCTGTTACCGGAAAGCCTGCAGATCAGTCAGCCCCTCAAGTCGGGGCTGGCAAGGCCGCCGTGGCCGCAGTAGCCGTTCTGTCAGCTCTGGGTCCAGCCGGACCAGTGGAGCGTCCTCGTCCTCATCGGTGTCTTCCTCATCCCGATCCCGGTCCAGGTCCAGGTCCTTCTCCCCCCCCAACAAGAGGTGGCGAAG GTCCAGCTGCAGTTCCTCTGGACGGTCCAGAAggtgttcctcctcctcttcctcctcctcctcttcctcctcatcgtCCAGTTCCAGAAGCCGGTCTCCCTCTGTGTCCCCTTGCAGGAGAAGTGACCGGAGGCGGCG CTCTTACCACCGTGCAAATGACCATTACCAAAGGCAGAGAGTGCTGCAGAAGGAGCGTGCAATA gaagagagaagggtgGTCTTCATTGGGAAAATACCTGGCCGAATGACTCGGTCAGAGCTGAAACAGAGGTTCTCTGTTTTTGGAGAAATTGAGGAGTGTACCATTCATTTTCGTGTCCAAGG TGACAACTATGGTTTCGTCACTTACCGTTATGCTGAAGAGGCATTTGCAGCCATTGAGAGTGGCCACAAGTTGCGGCAGGCAGACGAGCAGCCCTTTGATCTCTGCTTTGGGGGCCGAAGGCAGTTCTGCAAGAGGAGTTACTCTGACCTTG ACTCCAATCGTGAAGACTTTGATCCTGCTCCTGTAAAGAGCAAATTTGATTCACTTGACTTTGATACATTGTTGAAACAGGCTCAGAAGAACCTCCGGAGGTAA